From Mustela erminea isolate mMusErm1 chromosome 1, mMusErm1.Pri, whole genome shotgun sequence, a single genomic window includes:
- the LOC116598612 gene encoding uncharacterized protein LOC116598612: protein MDLVPAAWPRQSPASPAQPVPRLLAWAVPKPRAVQRHQRSQFLVVMSAAAVNLHVQVFAVNSVSFREQRVPFRWSPACRFPLSSVLLSVLCAGLFVGHEVVRTQGRTDTSRADTRLYGHEIVRTRGCTDTSRADTWSYGPPRFLLRIVYTSRGVTHRMSDLGVYRLPGPPTTGLPGTSESHDWYWDQDAGVALLSSHSTVLVSPAPLRGGPPGSASKPRGPRS from the exons ATGGACCTGGTCCCCGCGGCCTGGCCCCGCCAGAGCCCGGCTTCTCCCGCTCAGCCTGTCCCCCGGCTGTTGGCATGGGCTGTGCCGAAGCCCAGAGCTGTGCAGAGACATCAGCGCTCTCAGTTTTTGGTGGTTATGAGCGCTGCTGCCGTGAACCTTCATGTCCAAGTTTTTGCTGTAAACTcag TGTCTTTCAGAGAGCAACGTGTTCCATTTCGATGGAGTCCGGCGTGTCGGTTCCCACTTTCATCGGTCCTGCTTTCGGTGCTGTGTGCAGGGCTCTTCGTTGGACACGAG GTCGTACGGACACAAGGTCGTACGGACACGAGTCGTGCGGACACGAGGTTGTACGGACACGAGATCGTGCGGACACGAGGTTGTACGGACACGAG TCGTGCAGACACGTGGTCGTACGGGCCACCTCGTTTTCTGCTGAGGATTGTGTACACGTCCAGGGGCGTGACCCACC GGATGAGCGACCTGGGGGTCTACCGGCTTCCCGGGCCTCCCACGACGGGTCTGCCTGGAACCTCTGAGTCCCACGACTGGTACTGGGACCAGGATGCCGGAGTGGCTCTCCTGTCTTCCCACTCCACTGTCCTCGTGAGCCCAGCCCCTCTGCGCGGGGGTCCTCCTGGCTCTGCATCCAAGCCACGGGGCCCTCGTTCATGA